The window AACTCGGCCGACAACAGGTCCACCACCTGTTTGATGAGGAAGTTGCCCAGGGAGACGCCCCGCAGCCCGGGCTGGCAGTTGCTGATGGAGTAGAACACGGCCGTGGTGGCCCGCCTCGGGTCTCCCGAGGGGGCGTCCACCGCCAGCAACGGTGCCACCTTCTCCGACATGGCCTCCACCAGCGCCACCTCGACGAAGATGAGGGGCTCGTCGGGCAGCGCTGGATGGAAGAACGCGAAACAGCGTCGGTCAGCCTCCAGCCGTCGATGCAAGTCGTTCCAGCCCTGGATCTCGTGGACCGCTTCGTGGGCGATAATCTGCTCCAGAAGATACGCGGGCGTGCGCCAGTCGACGCGGATGATCTGCAGGAATCCCGGGTTGAACCAGGACGAGAGCAAATGGTGGAAATCCCAGTCCACCGCCGCCAGCTCAGGGTACTCCTTCAGCAGTTGAAGCAGCCGTTCGCGCATCTTGACGATGGCCGCCATGCCTCCCGGCGCCCGGTTCAACCGCCGCAAAAGCTCTTGGCGCGGTGGTTCGGCCAGCTTGTTGAGCTGGGCCAGGTGCTCTGCCGATCCGTCTTGGGCATAGGCTTGAGCCGCCGCCAGAACCTTCTGCGGGTCGGGCGAGAACTCGGTGGCCAGCGCCAGGAAGAAGCGGGCCTGCTCTTTGCGGTCCAGCTCCCGGTACAGCGCCAGCGTCTCCCGGGCGAGAGAGACGCCGGCAGCTTCGCCCCGCTCGGACAGAAGTTTGTGACAGCGGCCGATCAAACGCCGCACCTTGAGGCCGTCGCGGGCGATGAGCGCCGCGTGCTTTTGCACCGAATCGAACATGACAGCAAGAAAGGAGAGACGGCACGAGTATAGTGCGCTGCAGCCGACCCGCCAATGGAGGTTCCCCGCGATCGTTCGGGACGCCCTGCGGGGCTCGGAACGGTGGCTTTATGCCGGGGGCGTTTCAGGGGCTCATTCGAACCGGTTGGTGAGCGTGCCGATGCCGTCGATCTCCACCTCGATGGTACTGCCCGGTTTCATGGACCCCACGCCCACCGACGTGCCGCAAGCGATGATGTCGCCGGGCTCCAGCGTGATGTCCCGGGAGATCAGGGCCACCAGCTGGTACGGCCCGAAGATCATGTCGGAGACGGGGTAATGCTGCCGCTCCTGGCCGTTCAGGATCGTGCGTACCGTGAGCTGGTAGGGATCCAGTCCGGTGGCGATTACCGGGCCGAACGGCCCGAAGGTGTCGTAGCCCTTGGAGCGTACCCACTGGGGGAAGGTCGGGTCCTTCTGGATGATTTCGGACGCCGTGACGTCGTTCACGCAGGTGTAGCCGAAGATGTACTGAGGGGCGTCCTCCTCGCTGCAGCCGCTCACCCGCTTTCCGATCACGATGCCCAGCTCGCCCTCGAATGCCACCTTGCCGCCGTAGGCCTTGGGCTGGCGGATGGTCTCATTCGGTGCCAGAAACGAGTTGTTGGACTTCAGCAGATAGAGGGGCTCGGGCGGCCGCGGGACGTTCAACTTGGCGGCGAGGGCATGGAAGTTGTTCCACAGCGCCACCATTTTGCTCGGCACACAGGGCGGGAGCAATTTCACCGCGCCCAACGGCAGCGTCTTGCCCGTGGGCTTGGGCGAGGCGAACAGGTCGCCTTCGTGTTCCGCGATCGTGTCCGCCTCCAGCGTCCCGAACCCGATGCGGCCGTTGGCCTGATAACGTACCCATTTCGTCATTTTCCAGTCACCTCCTCCGATGCGCAATGACGACGCAGCGCGGCGCGACTCCCCGCCCAGGTCGACGATGGTTTGCCTGCTCGGCAGCACGATTTCGCAATATGAATTTGCATATCGCCATTTGGGTGAAGCATACCTGGATTCGCAGGGGGCGGGAATAGCCAGGCATCGACATTTCCTGTCCCTCTGTCTGTAGAGGGGAAGCGGCGACTCGTGGGGGTGCGTTTTATCTCGCTGGCCGGGGAAAACGAGGACGGTGCTCGACCGGCGTCGTGGGACCGCGAGTCGCATTCGGTTAGGATAGGAAGCGACCAGCAGAGGCGGCCGTCCGCCGGGACCGCCGCCCAACGGGGGTTCAATGAATGCCAGGATGCTGTGACGACAAAGGGTGTTCCACCGAACATCTGGCCCGGCGTCAGGCGGCAACGCTCAAAGCCGTCCTGGTCATCAACGGCGCGATGTTCGTGGTGGAGCTGGTGGCGGGGCTCATTGCCGGGTCGGTCGCGCTCCTCGCCGATTCCCTCGACATGCTCGGCGACGCGCTGGTGTATGCGGTGAGCCTGCTGGCGGTGGGGCGGGACGCCCGGTGGAAGGCAGGCGCAGCCCTGTTCAAGGGAGCGGTGATGGCCGGCTTCGGCCTGTTCGTCCTCGGCAAAGCCGTTCACACGATGCTTGCGCCCATCCCGCCCGAGGTCGCCATCATGGGCGGCGTGGGACTGCTCGCGCTGGGGGCGAACGGTCTCTGCCTGGCATTGTTGTGGCGCCGCCGGAGGGACGACGTGAACATGCGGTCGGTGTGGCTTTGCTCCCGTAACGACATCATCGCCAACGTCTCAGTCCTGGCAGCCGCCGGCGCCGTGCATGCGCTTGACTCGGCCTGGCCCGACATCGCGGTGGGCCTCGGCCTGGCTGCCTTGTGGCTTGCGTCGTCGCTGGGGGTGATCCGCAGCGCATCGCGCGAGCTGGCGGCGGCACAGGGATAGCCCAACGATTCACCGCAAGGGGCACAGAAATTCTTAAGCCGCCTAGGAGGCTCGGGCCACGCGCCTGGAGGTGTGGGTTTATTCCTGTTGTTGCCCTGAACCGGCAGCCGCATCGGCGCCAGGGTCGCGACGCGGAGGGTAGGACGCACTAAAATGTCCTGCGCTTGTGACGGCAGGTAGAGTGATTTCAGTGGCGCGCATTCTTTATTTTGCCTCGCTGGTGGAAGCTCTGGGCAAAAGCTCGGAAGAGGTGTCGGTGCCTTCCGCCGGCGTTCCCGTGAAATGGCTCCTCGCGCGGTTGCGGGCGCGGGGCGGTCCCTGGAGTGTTCATTTACGCGATGACCGGGTGCAGGTCACGATCAACAAGAAGTTCGTCGAGCTCGATGAGACGGTAACTGACAGCGACGACGTGGCCATCGTGCCGACGCGGCGCGAGTAACCGCTTCCACCCGTCGCGCCCCAGTCCGCCTCCTTTTCCCACCAGATCCACCGAAACGGGGTAGGCCGGTCCTAAAAGAATCGCCGGCGTCCACACAAGCGGTGGCTTCCCTGAGGTTGCCTGTGATTCGTCCAGCCCGTGCATGAAGTCGGCTCGGGGGATGCCCTCGGCAGGTGGGTTGACTTTATATAAAATAATACGTATTCTCATTCGCATTATGAACCAGGCACGCCGTTGGATGCCATCGGACCAGAAGCCATGCCCCTGGGGCACCCCGCTGGAAGACCGCAAGCCTCGGCGGGTGACCAGCGAGGAGCTCCTGGGCCGGGCCGGGGAACTCATCATCGTACACCGGGAGCGGGAGTACCGCCTGCGGCGCACCGCCAACGGCAAGCTCATCCTGACGGCGTGAGGAAGGGCCATGCCGTCCTGCGCCGTGGTCGAGATTTTGATCCCGAGCACATGCAGCTCGGCATCCGCTCGACGGGGGATGTGTTCTGGAACGGGGAGCCGGTGAATCGCCCAGCGCTCGAGCGCAGGCTCGAGGACGCCGCGCGCCTCCAACCCCAGCCGGAGCTGCACCTGCGGGCGGACGCGAGCAGCGAATACCGCCAGGTGGCCGAAGTCCTGTCGCTGGCGGCCAAGGCTGGACTTACCCTCGTCGGGTTGGTGACCGATCCCAAGGAGCCTTAGCCATGTCCAAAGGGAGCGGATCCGCCCTCGGCTTCTGGCTCGCCGCCGTCTTTGCCGCGGCGCTGATCGCGGCGATGGAGGCGCACGCGGCCCTGTCCGAAGCGAACCTGCGGGACGCGCAGAACATCGTGCACATGCTGGACTACGTGAGCGTGGACTACCCGGAGTTCGTGCGCGACGGCCAGGTGCTGAACGATGCCGAGTACCGGGAGCAGCTCGAATTCGCCGGCCAAGTGCTGGCGCTGCTCGAGACGCTGCCGCCGCCGCAACAGGCGGATCTCCTGGCGCAGGCGGCGGAACTGAAGCGCCGCATCGAAGGAAAAGCCCCGGGCGAGGAAGTGAGCCGCCTCGCCTCGGCGCTGCGCTGGGCGGTGATCGACGCCTACGATCTCGCTGTCACCCCGAAGCGAGCCCCCGACCTCTCCCGCGCCCGGACCCTCTACGCGGAACACTGCGCCGGCTGCCACGGCGCTCAAGGCCGTGGCGACGGCCCGGCGGCCTCGGGCATGGACCCGCCGCCCAGCGACTTCCACGACCAAGCACGCATGGCGAGCCGCAGCGTCTACGGGCTCTACAGCACCATCACCCTCGGCGTGGCGGGCACGCCCATGGCGAGCTTCCGGCACCTCTCCGAGGAGGACCGCTGGGCCCTCGCCTTTTATGTCTCCGGCATGGGCGTCGACCCGGCCCTGGCGGAAAAGGGGGCGGCGTTGTGGAAGGACGGTGCCGGCCGGGACGTCTTCACGGGGCTCAAGCCCCTCGCCACCTTGACCCGCAAGGAAGCGGCCGAAAAGCACGGGCCGGACGCCGCCATGGTCATGGCCTGGCTGACGGCCCACCCCGAGGCGGTCGGGACGGCCTCGGGCTCCCCCATCGACGAGAGCCGGCGGCTGCTCGCCGAGAGCGTGGACGCCTACCGGCGCGGCGACCGGGCCGAGGCCCAGCGGCTGGCGGTCGCCGCCTATCTCGAGGGCTTCGAGCTCGCCGAGGCCGGTCTTGACACGGTGGCGAGGAGCTTACGGATCGAAGTGGAAGCCGCCATGATGGCCTACCGCGGCCTCCTGCGCTCGGGCGCGCCGGTCGCGGAGGTGGAAAGCAAGGCCGCGGCGATCGATGTATTGCTCGCCCGGGCTCAAGAGCTGTTCGGCGGTGAGGTGCTCTCACCCTCGGCGGCAGCCGTGTCCGCCTTCGTCATCCTGCTGCGGGAAGGGCTGGAAGCGATCCTGGTGTTGGCCGCTGTGATCGCCTTCCTGGTGAAGGCCGAGCGGCGCGATCTCCTCAAGTACGTCCACGCCGGCTGGACCGGGGCGCTGCTCCTGGGGGTCGCCACCTGGGCCATGGCGAGCCACGTGGTGAGCGTGAGCGGCGCCGGCCGGGAGCTCACGGAAGGCGTCACTGCGCTCCTTGCTGCGGCGATCCTCATCTACGTGGGCTTCTGGCTGCACGGCAAGTCCCATGCCCAAGCCTGGAAGGCCTTCATCGAACAGCGGCTCAAGGGGGCGCTCTCCCGGGGCACCGTGAGCGCTCTGGTGGCGGTGTCGTTCCTCGCGGTTTACCGGGAAGTATTCGAGACGGTGCTCTTCTACCAGGCGTTGTGGACGCAGACGGGGGACACCGGCGGCGGCTCCATCCTGGTGGGTTTCCTGGGCGGCGCGGCGGCGCTCGTGGTCATCTCCTGGGGCATCTTCCGCTACGGCGTGCGGCTTCCCATCGGCCCCTTTTTCACCGTGAGCTCCGTGCTGGTCGCCCTGCTCGCGGTGGTGTTCGTCGGCCAGGGCGTGGCGGCGCTCCAGGAGGCGGGGAGGCTTCCGGCGGACCTGGTGGCTTTCCCCCGGGTGCCGGTGCTGGGCATCTATCCCACGGTGCAGTCGCTTGCTGCCCAGACGGCGGCGCTGCTCCTCGTGATCGCGGGCTTTGTCTGGATGCAGCGCGCCGCCCGCAAGCACCCGCGCAAGACGCCGGCGGGCGCGTGATGCAGGCGGGATGTGCACCCTACGGCAACGGTTTTTTTGAGTGCATGGATGGGAGCGAACGCCCCTAGGGTAGTTCGTTCCGATACGATAGCCAGCCCGTCGGAGGGTCATGCCGATCAGCCAGCCAGGAATACCGTCGAAAATCTGGATCAGGAGATTCTGTCGATGACCGCCGACCATCCCGACAATCCCACGCTGCCGGCCCTCATGGCCGCGACCTTGTATCTCATGACCAAGCAGGCCGAGCGGGGTTGCCCCCTTCAGGCCGAGCTGGTCATTCGCCACCTGCAATTCATAGAAACCCATCCGGATGCCCATGCCGCTCCGATGTTGCGGGACGTCTGCCGCCGCCTGATCGCCCGGTGGTACGACCTGCTGTACCGGATGCAGAAGGGCGAGAGCCCGCGCGAGCAAAAGCGTTCGATCCATTGAGGGAGGTGGCCATGATCGTCGTGAGCGAGCAGTTTTTCGTGGCGCCGGAGTGCCGCGAAGCGTTCGACGCCTGGTGCGAGCGGCTCCTTCATCTGATGGCGATGCGGCCGGGATGCTGCCATGCCGTCCTCTCCCGTCCGGCGAAAGGCCTGCCCTCCCATGTCCTGCACAGCGCCTGGGAATCGCCGGAAGCGTTTCGGGCGTGGACCCGATCCGATGCCTTCGTACTGGCCGCCTCCGGGACGCTTCCTGAAGGGTCCTCGGCGTTCGTCGCGCCGAAGCGCATGGCGGTCGAAGTGATCGATCATCGTCCCGTGTCGTCGGGCGCCAGGGGGGAGGCTTCCCCGTCTTGGGCGAGGCGTGGGCGGCTTGCGGGGAAAGTCGCTGCGCCCGGGGCGGCATGCGCTTTCGCGTGGTGCGTTGAAGGAACTGGGCCTGGAATGCCCGCGTCGCCGACCCCCACGTCCCGGGCGTCATGACTGACCGTCGAGGGATCGTATCTCGAACGGACGCTTACTCAGAGGGGCTGGGCAGTAACCCCGAAAGGTCTACAGCGACGCCAGGCAGCGCCACGATAGGGGCGAGGCCCGGGCGTTCGGTGGCCGAGATGTGGGCGTAGGTCTCTCCGGCGGGGGAACGAAAGTAGTGGGTCAGCGCATTCTCCAGATCGACGATCCACACTTCGGGGACGCCGTGACGCGCGTAGAGCGGCACTTTCACCTGGCGGTCGTAGCGCAGGGTAACGTCGCTCACCTCGACCACCAGCAGCGTGTCGGAAGCCGTCGGATGGCGGCTGGTGTAGAAATCCCGGCGCGGCTTGAGGAGAGCGAGGTCGGGTTGGGGTTCAGAGTGCTCGTCAAGGCGCAGTGGGGACTGAGAATAAACGATGGCCCGGTCGCCGACCACCGCAGTCAGCAGATGGATAAGCCTGGCAATGGTGCCGGCGTGCCGGCTGCCAATCCGGGCCCTATCGATGATCTCTCCTTCGATCAGCTCCACCCGGGCCTCGGGCGCCAGCAGGCCCACTTCGCCCATGCGGTGGTATTCGTCCACGGTGAGCCGATGCCGCGGAAGCCAGTTCTCGCTCTGGATGCTCATAAAATCCCTTCCCGCCGGGGACCTCCCTTTTCCGATGCGTCCATTGTAACGGCAAGACTTACCGCTTCAATACAGCCGCCAGCGGAAGGCTGCCGGCTCATGGCGCCAGGTCCAGGTCCCGTAGCCCGGACCGCTTCACCAGAACGGTCCGTCATACGGCCAGACCCAGGGGCGGTGCGCAGGCAGGGGCCCGCGAAGGGCAGGCCAGGCGTACCACCAGTAGAAATCCCGCGCCCGGCGGTATTCGTCGTAGCGCTCGGCCTCAATGTAGGTTTGTTGCATGTAGTCGATGACCGCATCCGGCACGCCTTGCTCCCGCAGCCGTGCCAGCGCGCTCGCCGGAAGCCGGTAGACCGCCCGGGATTCCTTCATGCGGGCGATGATCTCGTCGGCGGAGCGACCGTCCTTGGCCATCTGGACGATCTCCGCCGTCGTGGGTGGCGGGGGAAGGGGTTTCAGAAGGGTGGCGCAGCCGGAGAGGGCCAGCACGGCAAGGCCGCTGGCCCACCATCGCGGAAGGCGCCGAAAGACCATTGACTGCTCTCCATCAACCACCTTTGGATTTGACGCGCCACGGCTCAATAACGTTTCCCCGCTCCCTGGGTGGCGCGAGCGGGACCGACGCCCGCCGCTTTTCCGTCATCCCCTCAGGGCCGGCCCCGACCCACGCCTGCCGGCGGCCCGCCCGCGAAGGGCGGTCGGCCGGGAACGGCACCGAAAGACCGGCCGCCACCCCCCTCCCGAGCTCGACCCAAAGCGTCCAACGCCTCCGATTGTCCGGTCTGGCTGGCCTCGCGGCTGCGGCGGAGGGCGGGCTTTGCTTCTTCGGGTACCTGATCCTCCACACGCCGGAGTACTTCCGGCGCGACACCAGTGCCTTGCCGCACGTGGTCGCGGGCAGTGTCGAGGCCGGGCGGTTGGGCCAGGCTGGGACCGGGAGTTCCTAACAGGGTTCCTAGGACAGCAGAGAGGATGGCGCCAGTTGCTTTCATGGATGACCTCCGTTGCGTCTTTCCCCTAAGGGGACTTCCGTCTTTTCTGATTATAGGATAATGCAACTCATTTTCGTCTGCTAGCCAGTCTTCAGCCCGCGGCCGTCGAGGAGGGGGCTACGCGTCCTAATGTCCGGGAAGCGGGAAAATCCCAGTCCGTGGACCTCTCGCCCGGCTTCCCCGTAAGTAGGCAGAGCGCTGCCGCTCGGGCATTTGCGCGTCGCTGCGCCTTGAATGCGTGTTCCGCGCTGGCGAAGAAATTCGAGGCGGGGTGGACCCCACGCTCGGCAAGACGGGGTTTTTTAAATGCGGCCTGCCTGCATCTCAGGGCCGCAAGGTCAATGACCCATCCGGAGGGGCGAGTTTAGACTTGGGGAAGGCAGGGCCGGCGGGTTGAGACCCTCGACACCGGCCACTTACGGGCCCCTGGGAAGGTAGTTCTCCCTGTCACAAGACCCCTCTTGAAGGGAAGTCGCTTGGTTCCCGCCACCGCCCCGCCCAGGACGCGCCCGGACGCCATGCGCGACCCGCGCCCTGTCCTTTCCTGGGCGGGGGACACTCACCGGAGCCCGCACGGGTTCCGCAGCAGACCCGTCGCGCGCCGGGCTACATCTGGGATTGCAGGTAGTTCTGCAGGCCGAGCTTGTCGATGAGCTCGAGCTGGGTCTCCAGCCAGTCGATGTGCTCTTCTTCGGAATCGAGGATTTCCTTGAACAGTTCCCGGCTGATGTAATCGCCCACGCTTTCACAGTAGGCGATGGCCGCCTGGAGGTCGGGCCGCGCGGCCTGTTCCAGCTGGAGATCGCACTTCAAGGCCTCCGGCACGTTCTCACCGATCATGAGCTTGCCCAGGTTCTGGAGATTGGGCAGTCCCTCGAGGAACAGGATGCGCTCCATGAGCTTGTCGGCGTGCTTCATCTCGTCGATGGACTCGTTGCGCTCGTGCTCGTAGAGCTTGTGGAGCCCCCAGTTCTCGAACATCTTGGCGTGGAGGAAGTACTGGTTGATGGCGGTGAGCTCGTTGTAGAGAACTTTGTTGAGGTGCTCGATGACTTTGTTATCGCCTTTCATGGTGGTCTCCACAGTGATGCCCTTGCCGGGCGTGCAGGGGACAGGAGGATGCGGTGGACTGGCGTTTTCTTGCCAGTGCTGCCACGGTTCGGGATTTTAAGGCTAGCACTGAGCCGGTCTAGTGAAAAGCTGGCGAGAAGGCTTTACGAACTGGCGGCAGGCGCAAGGTGGGGACGCTCGTTCATGCATTCCTCCAGGATTTGCTGAGCCGCCTGAGCGCATCGTCCGCAGCAGGTGGCGACCCCCAAAGTCTCGCGCAACTCCTCCAGCGACGACACTCCCCGCTCCGCGCACTGGCGGATCTCCCGGTCGGTGATGGCGTTGCAGAGGCAGACGTACATGATGCGTTCGCTCTAACTGCGAATCATTATCACTCAATAAAGCCGGGAGCGCAAGCGTCTTCAGGGCGCCGCCGAGGATTTCACGTTGAACCTCGAATTCGAGGAGCGCACGGACTTCGCGGGATCGAAGCATGTGTTCGTCGTGAGCGGCGGGTTGCAGGCTCCTGGAGTGTTGCCGGACGGCTCAATTTGTTCAGCCTGGCAACTGGGGGATAATAAACAGTTCAGAGCGTATCGAGCCTAGAGGAGAACGGTCATGAGCGTTGTCATGAAGACTGCCGCCACCGATATCGAAGCGATGCTGGGCAATGAGGCAAAAAGCCTGCTCGGCCACGTCTGCAAAGCCATCCCCAAGGAGTCGCTGCACCTGCCCGGGCCCGATTTCGTGGACCGGGTGGTGGCGATGAGCGACCGCAAGCCATCGGTGCTGCGCAGCCTCCAGACCCTGTTCAATCACGGGCGGCTGGCCGGCACGGGCTACCTTTCCATCCTGCCGGTGGACCAGGGGGTGGAACATTCAGGAGGCGCGTCGTTCGCGCCGA is drawn from Pelomicrobium methylotrophicum and contains these coding sequences:
- a CDS encoding bacterioferritin-associated ferredoxin; translation: MYVCLCNAITDREIRQCAERGVSSLEELRETLGVATCCGRCAQAAQQILEECMNERPHLAPAASS
- a CDS encoding FTR1 family protein; the encoded protein is MSKGSGSALGFWLAAVFAAALIAAMEAHAALSEANLRDAQNIVHMLDYVSVDYPEFVRDGQVLNDAEYREQLEFAGQVLALLETLPPPQQADLLAQAAELKRRIEGKAPGEEVSRLASALRWAVIDAYDLAVTPKRAPDLSRARTLYAEHCAGCHGAQGRGDGPAASGMDPPPSDFHDQARMASRSVYGLYSTITLGVAGTPMASFRHLSEEDRWALAFYVSGMGVDPALAEKGAALWKDGAGRDVFTGLKPLATLTRKEAAEKHGPDAAMVMAWLTAHPEAVGTASGSPIDESRRLLAESVDAYRRGDRAEAQRLAVAAYLEGFELAEAGLDTVARSLRIEVEAAMMAYRGLLRSGAPVAEVESKAAAIDVLLARAQELFGGEVLSPSAAAVSAFVILLREGLEAILVLAAVIAFLVKAERRDLLKYVHAGWTGALLLGVATWAMASHVVSVSGAGRELTEGVTALLAAAILIYVGFWLHGKSHAQAWKAFIEQRLKGALSRGTVSALVAVSFLAVYREVFETVLFYQALWTQTGDTGGGSILVGFLGGAAALVVISWGIFRYGVRLPIGPFFTVSSVLVALLAVVFVGQGVAALQEAGRLPADLVAFPRVPVLGIYPTVQSLAAQTAALLLVIAGFVWMQRAARKHPRKTPAGA
- a CDS encoding fumarylacetoacetate hydrolase family protein, which gives rise to MTKWVRYQANGRIGFGTLEADTIAEHEGDLFASPKPTGKTLPLGAVKLLPPCVPSKMVALWNNFHALAAKLNVPRPPEPLYLLKSNNSFLAPNETIRQPKAYGGKVAFEGELGIVIGKRVSGCSEEDAPQYIFGYTCVNDVTASEIIQKDPTFPQWVRSKGYDTFGPFGPVIATGLDPYQLTVRTILNGQERQHYPVSDMIFGPYQLVALISRDITLEPGDIIACGTSVGVGSMKPGSTIEVEIDGIGTLTNRFE
- a CDS encoding antibiotic biosynthesis monooxygenase family protein — encoded protein: MIVVSEQFFVAPECREAFDAWCERLLHLMAMRPGCCHAVLSRPAKGLPSHVLHSAWESPEAFRAWTRSDAFVLAASGTLPEGSSAFVAPKRMAVEVIDHRPVSSGARGEASPSWARRGRLAGKVAAPGAACAFAWCVEGTGPGMPASPTPTSRAS
- a CDS encoding ExbD/TolR family protein, with protein sequence MQLGIRSTGDVFWNGEPVNRPALERRLEDAARLQPQPELHLRADASSEYRQVAEVLSLAAKAGLTLVGLVTDPKEP
- a CDS encoding cation transporter — encoded protein: MPGCCDDKGCSTEHLARRQAATLKAVLVINGAMFVVELVAGLIAGSVALLADSLDMLGDALVYAVSLLAVGRDARWKAGAALFKGAVMAGFGLFVLGKAVHTMLAPIPPEVAIMGGVGLLALGANGLCLALLWRRRRDDVNMRSVWLCSRNDIIANVSVLAAAGAVHALDSAWPDIAVGLGLAALWLASSLGVIRSASRELAAAQG
- the hemP gene encoding hemin uptake protein HemP; translated protein: MPSDQKPCPWGTPLEDRKPRRVTSEELLGRAGELIIVHREREYRLRRTANGKLILTA
- a CDS encoding MoaD/ThiS family protein, encoding MARILYFASLVEALGKSSEEVSVPSAGVPVKWLLARLRARGGPWSVHLRDDRVQVTINKKFVELDETVTDSDDVAIVPTRRE
- the bfr gene encoding bacterioferritin, whose translation is MKGDNKVIEHLNKVLYNELTAINQYFLHAKMFENWGLHKLYEHERNESIDEMKHADKLMERILFLEGLPNLQNLGKLMIGENVPEALKCDLQLEQAARPDLQAAIAYCESVGDYISRELFKEILDSEEEHIDWLETQLELIDKLGLQNYLQSQM
- a CDS encoding malonyl-CoA decarboxylase, whose protein sequence is MFDSVQKHAALIARDGLKVRRLIGRCHKLLSERGEAAGVSLARETLALYRELDRKEQARFFLALATEFSPDPQKVLAAAQAYAQDGSAEHLAQLNKLAEPPRQELLRRLNRAPGGMAAIVKMRERLLQLLKEYPELAAVDWDFHHLLSSWFNPGFLQIIRVDWRTPAYLLEQIIAHEAVHEIQGWNDLHRRLEADRRCFAFFHPALPDEPLIFVEVALVEAMSEKVAPLLAVDAPSGDPRRATTAVFYSISNCQPGLRGVSLGNFLIKQVVDLLSAEFPRLKRFCTLSPIPGFVGWLTPLLKEPDAIRRPKLAQAAQAAAQVLGADPARLAADPATAFERLEPLKEVLMQLCATYLIGAKDGEDPTPDPVARFHLNNGARLERLNWAADTSKKGLRQSLGMMVNYVYEPGAIERNHEQFVHGKIIAAKQVRALALTS
- a CDS encoding Uma2 family endonuclease — translated: MSIQSENWLPRHRLTVDEYHRMGEVGLLAPEARVELIEGEIIDRARIGSRHAGTIARLIHLLTAVVGDRAIVYSQSPLRLDEHSEPQPDLALLKPRRDFYTSRHPTASDTLLVVEVSDVTLRYDRQVKVPLYARHGVPEVWIVDLENALTHYFRSPAGETYAHISATERPGLAPIVALPGVAVDLSGLLPSPSE